One genomic region from Cryptococcus deuterogattii R265 chromosome 7, complete sequence encodes:
- a CDS encoding cytoplasmic protein, with protein sequence MPPKDRPNHIALPASSATPPGTNVTNPTSPSPRTPPPAAANNTTGAQATSPTSSRHSFLGFMRTRARSSTLGQQPSTSASLISPIQSQFQRSATPERAGNTRSNAREQTVSGRASGGTNGNGVATGGGVMNTGAAVTRTVSTPLSGSTPATSSALAPDASLNTAPTPPGNPSNPLKTYRIRLVPHLESNRSLPFDPVIREMAPIIVTPFPGTTPSDSALRIADPGTLSSAGGGKTTVGGKPVALVLKIGRFTDKSERLPVPTNSASLGTGGSGIGNLNGDGTLGPDGPRTGSATFSAAGGGGEVTSGKAAFRSKVVSRSHAEIWCEEGGKFYIRDTKSSSGTFLNHIRLSSPNTESRPMMLKDGDILQLGVDYQGGTEDMFKCIKMRVEVGREWQRGANEFNTNALKQLKALGGDASVPDSKGKDTHSKKAKASVTDCCICLFSVTVCQSLFIAPCSHVFHYKCIRPLLLQHYPGFSCPLCRTFANLEDDVETEDAWEIASRRASVISRRASNHSILAAGSSTPAAAAAIENNGNGNTGTAMVAGNNEVASANELLPPPGVSGEAEGLQAGMPLARQATAVAQVDPITAGPDLTSETIATVPEEREGFVAPSTSTIPRPIVQPGSYDPSGNTTLSETATPMNDTFLSTLALAPGMIQRLELADEVSQAGTGSLSGMIGSNGGSNSGSNAGSNAGSNVGSRNESRRQSREVEGNSHMYT encoded by the exons ATGCCACCTAAAGATCGGCCAAACCACATCGCTCTTCCTGCCAGCTCTGCAACTCCACCAGGAACCAACGTTACGAACCCTacttccccctcccctcGTACCCCTCCACCTGCCGCCGCCAACAATACTACTGGGGCTCAAGCTACGTCCCCGACATCTTCTCGACATTCGTTTCTGGGATTTATGCGCACTAGAGCTCGTTCATCTACTTTGGGGCAACAGCCGTCGACATCAGCTAGCCTAATCAGCCCGATCCAAAGTCAGTTTCAAAGATCAGCTACCCCTGAACGAGCAGGAAATACAAGGTCCAACGCTAGAGAGCAGACTGTCTCGGGGAGGGCAAGTGGCGGTACTAATGGTAATGGGGTAGCCACGGGAGGCGGTGTGATGAACACTGGAGCAGCTGTGACTAGAACTGTCAGCACGCCGTTGAGCGGATCAA CGCCTGCTACCTCCTCCGCATTAGCTCCTGATGCGTCTCTCAATACTGCCCCGACGCCTCCTGGTAACCCTTCTAACCCACTCAAAACCTATCGCATACGTCTGGTCCCTCATCTGGAATCCAATCGTTCCCTTCCATTTGATCCTGTCATCCGCGAGATGGCACCCATCATTGTCACTCCCTTCCCTGGAACGACTCCTTCCGATTCTGCGTTGCGAATCGCCGATCCGGGCACTCTCTCCAGCGCGGGTGGAGGAAAAACAACGGTTGGTGGGAAGCCCGTGGCCCTTGTCCTCAAGATTGGTAGATTCACAGACAAATCGGAAAGACTGCCTGTCCCAACCAATTCGGCATCTCTGGGCACAGGCGGCAGTGGAATTGGGAATCTAAACGGGGATGGGACGTTAGGCCCTGATGGACCAAGGACAGGATCAGCGACTTTTTCTGCagctggtggtggaggcgaGGTAACAAGTGGCAAAGCCGCGTTCAGGAGTAAAGTCGTGAGCAGGAGCCACGCAGAGATCTGGTGTGAGGAAGGTGGCAAG TTCTACATCCGAGATACTAAAAGCAGTTCGGGAACATTCCTCAATCATATCAGATTATCTAGCCCGAACACGGAGTCAAGGCCCATGATGCTCAAG GACGGAGATATTCTCCAGCTTGGAGTCGACTATCAAGGCGGTACAGAAGATATGTTCAAATGCATCAAGATGAGAGTAGAAGTTGGACGTGAATGGCAACGAGGCGCCAACGAATTCAA CACTAATGCCCTTAAGCAACTCAAGGCGCTTGGTGGAGACGCATCTGTTCCTGACagcaaagggaaagatACACACAGTAAGAAGGCGAAAGCAAGCGTGACAGACTGTTGTATCTGTTTGTTTTCTGTGACAGTCTGTCAATCGCTCTTCATAGC ACCGTGTTCACATGTCTTCCATTACAAATGCATCCGACCGCTTCTCTTGCAACATTACCCTGGCTtttcttgccctctttgT CGAACATTTGCCaatttggaagatgacgtTGAGACCGAAGATGCTTGGGAAATTGCATCTCGCAGAGCAAGTGTCATCTCCCGACGAGCTTCCAACCATTCCATTCTGGCTGCCGGATCATCTACGcctgctgccgccgccgcaATCGAAAATAATGGCAACGGCAATACTGGCACAGCCATGGTTGCGGGGAACAACGAGGTTGCTTCTGCCAATGAACTTCTGCCTCCACCCGGCGTATCAGGGGAAGCAGAAGGTCTGCAGGCAGGCATGCCATTGGCTAGGCAAGCCACAGCTGTCGCTCAAGTCGATCCCATAACGGCTGGACCCGACCTTACGTCCGAAACCATCGCCACAGTGCCTGAAGAACGTGAAGGTTTTGTTGCTccatcaacctcaaccATCCCCCGTCCGATTGTGCAACCAGGTTCTTACGATCCATCTGGCAATACTACCCTTTCTGAAACTGCTACACCCATGAATGATACGTTTTTGAGCACGTTGGCGCTCGCGCCAGGGATGATTCAGCGGCTAGAACTGGCCGATGAAGTGAGCCAGGCAGGTACTGGCAGTCTGAGTGGAATGATTGGAAGTAATGGGGGGAGTAATTCGGGAAGTAATGCAGGAAGCAATGCAGGAAGCAATGTCGGAAGCAGAAATGAGAGTCGAAGACAGAGTAGGGAGGTCGAGGGGAACAGTCACATGTACACTTGA
- a CDS encoding n-acetyltransferase 5, whose translation MSVIRPFDPTDILRFNNINADPWTATYHNGYYASYTAQWPDWCVAVEGAYDPKLKAYMISKHEPPAPDPQHHGHLTALSIAPSHRSLGLARVLMDILERLSGPREIPVPCDSDHEAHAHEHQSFPTGAARDSVDAWFVDLFVRCNNGRAISMYEKMGYSVYRRVVDYYNGMEGIGSTRDELDGFDMRKSMPKDTAKRYVRPNGRDILVSPDQVWA comes from the exons aTGTCGGTCATTCGCCCGTTCGATCCCACAGATATCTTACGTTTCAACAATATTAACGCCGACCCTTGGACAGCTACA TATCACAATGGCTACTATGCCAGCTATACAGCGCAATGGCCAGATTGGTGTGTCGCCGTTGAGGGCGCTTATGATCCAAAGTTAAAAGCCTACA TGATCTCCAAACATGAACCTCCGGCACCCGATCCTCAGCATCACGGCCATTTGACAGCTCTTTCTATCGCTCCATCCCACCGATCACTCGGACTCGCCCGTGTCCTCATGGATATTCTCGAAAGATTAAGCGGACCAAGAGAGATACCAGTGCCTTGTGACAGTGATCATGAAGCTCATGCTCATGAGCACCAATCATTCCCGACCGGGGCAGCACGCGACTCTGTGGATGCGTGGTTTGTAGACCTTTTTGTGAGGTGCAATAATGGCAGGGCAATAAGTATGTACGAAAAAATGGGGTACAGTGTGTATAGAAGGGTAGTTGA TTATTATAACGGAATGGAAGGTATTGGCTCTACAAGAGACGAATTAGATGGTTTTG ACATGAGGAAATCAATGCCTAAAGATACG GCCAAGCGATACGTAAGACCAAACGGCCGTGACATTCTTGTCTCACCCGATCAAGTCTGGGCATAA